The Deltaproteobacteria bacterium genome contains the following window.
AACCAATGCCCGACCTATCGTGTCACTCGGCTCGAGCCGGAGTCGCCGCGCGGCAGGATTCATCTCGTCAAAGCAGCGGCCAACGGCCGCATTCAGCTGAACGAGCGCTTCGCCGAACATCTCTATCTTTGCCTGTTGTGCCGGGCGTGCGAGACCGCCTGTCCCTCCGGCGTGCAATACGGCCGCATCGCCGAAGCGGCCCGTGAACGTCTTGGTCCGCCGGGGTCGCAGACTATGCGAGCAATTCTCAAGTTTGTTTTTACCCAATTGCTCGCTTATCCGCGCCGTTTGAAGTTAACTGCAGGTTTTCTCGGATTCACCCAGCGCACCGGTTTGCAGGATTTGCTTGCGCCGCTGCTGCCGAAAAAATTGCGCGACATGCAAGCCATGCTACCGGCAATCCCAACCAGCTTTTTCACGCCACAAAAAACCTACCCAGCCATCGGACCACGCCGCGCCCGCGTTGCCATGCTCAACGGCTGCGTTATGCCCATCCTCTTTAGCGACGTCAACGCCGCCACAGTGCGGGTCCTGCAACGAAACGGCTGCGAAGTGATTTTTCCCGAAACCCAAACTTGCTGCGGCGCATTGAACACGCATAACGGCGAGAGTGCCGCTGCCAAAGATATGGCCAGGCGCAATATCGATGCATTTCTTAGCGCCGGGATCGACGCCATCATCGTCAACGCCGCCGGCTGCGGCGCGGCGATGAAAGAATACGGCCATTTGCTCAAGGACGACTTGGCCTACGCCGAAAAGGCGAAAGTTTTTAGCACGCGGGTCAAAGACGCCGGCGAGTTTCTTGCGGAGCTTGGCCTCGTCGGCAGGCTTGCAACGGTGCCGATGACCGTCACCTATCAAGACCCCTGTCACTTGGCCCATGGCCAACGCGTGCGCGCGCAGCCGAGGAAATTGCTCCAAGCGATCCCAGGTCTGAAATTTGTCGAGATGGACGCCTCCGACCGCTGCTGCGGCAGCGCCGGCATCTACAACATCACCCACCCCAACATGTCGCAGCAATTGCTTCAAGAAAAAATGGCGGCGATCGCCGCCACCGACGCTCAGGCGGTGGTCGCGCCCAACCCCGGTTGCATGCTGCAACTGCGTTATGGCGCCCGGCAGTGCGGTCACAATCTCCAAGTTTTTCACTTGATGGATCTACTCGATCGCAGTTATGCCGCGGCGGAGAGCCAATCGGCACAATGAATGTCAGCCGAGAACAATTGACCCAGCGGCTCGCCGCCGAGCTTGGCTCTGCCGCCGTGAGCAGCGACTCCGCATCACTTACGGCGCACCGCATAGACGGCATAACACCGAGGCTTTTTTGCGAACCCGATAGCGCCGAGCAAGTCAGTGCCGTGCTGCGCGTTTGTCGCGAAGCCAAAGCCGTCGTCGCGCCCTGGGGCGGCGGCACGGCGACTAACCTGGGCAACCTGCCGCGCGCGCTCGATGTGATCGTCTCGACCGCCAAGCTCGACAAAGTCGTTGAACATGACGCTGCCAATTTGACCGCGACGGTGCAGAGCGGCATCAGGTTGGCCGCTCTGCAAAAAGCCTTGGCGCCGCAAAGGCAGCTGGCGCCCTTCGATCCGCCCCTGCCGGAGCGCGCGACCATCGGCGGCATCGTGGCGGCCAATCTGAACGGGCCGCGCCGCGGCTACTATGGCAATGTCCGTGATCTGGTCATCGGCATGAAAGTCGCGCTCGCAACGGGTGAAGTCATCAAGGCGGGTGGCAAGGTCGTCAAAAACGTCGCTGGCTACGATATGTGTAAACTCTTTACCGGCGCCCTCGGCACCCTTGGCATCATCACCGAGGTGACGCTGCGCATGGCCGCGCTTCCCGACGAGAGTGCAGTAATCAGCGCTTGCGGAACTTTGCCGCAGGCTTTCCAGTTCGCCGAAGCCATCATCGGCGCGCCGCTATTGCCAGCGGCCGTCTCGTTGAACAGCAACGGCGTCGTCAGTAATTCGCAAGAGGGTTGGCAATTGACAATTCTATGCGAAGGCTTTGCCGAAACCATCGCGCGTCAGATCAGGGACATTCAAACGCTGGCGGATTCGATTGGCTTGCCGGCTCGCTGCGTCGAGCCGCAGGCCAGTGCACAGCAATGGCAACAGTTATGTAATTTTCCAGCACGCCCAAGCTCAGTCGTCTACCGCGTCACCGTGCCACGCACCGAGCTGCGATCTGTCGTCGCAACTACCGGCAACTGGAATCCCACCCCGGCCATTCTGGCCGACGTGGCCTCAGCTGTGGTCTGGATCGTTTACCCAGCAAGCGAAGCAGCCACCCAGTTGTTTCCTAAACTAATCGATTTGGCAAAGGAGCGACGGGGCCACGCTGTCATGTTCGCGGCGCCGGCGGAAGTCAAAGCCGGCTTCGATGTCTGGGGTCCGCCGCCGCCAAGCTTCGCATTGATGCGCAAGTTAAAGCAGCAATTCGACCCACAGGGGATCTTGAATCCCGGCAGGTTCCTGCAAAATTTGTAAAATTCGCGCGTTGAGACCTGCGAGGATCGAAGATTGATGATAGAGGATGGCGATCATCAATCCTCCATCTTCATTCTCGCTCTAGAAGAACCGGATCACCCAGCCAGGCAACCAATTATCAACTCCCCAACCTCGGCTTCCCGCCACAGCGAAGTAGAGTGCCGCGGCGACGAAAACCAAGTTGTCGCGGATGCCAACCTCGTGCGCGTGGTAGGATTGACGGTCGAATGACTTGAAATAGTTCTGCGCCTTGTCGTCCTTGATCGCCGTCTTTACCACCGGCACCATGGTGGGCAAAACCTTGAGCCAGTAAGAATGAAGGCCGAAGGTCGGAATCAAAAAAATAATGATCATCACCGCGCTGATTGGCGTCTGGATGCCGGCGGCCAGGCCGAAGCCGCCGACCACCATTAGGAATGTCGCCACAGCGCCAAAAAATGTCGCGCCCTTGGGAAACAAGATGCTTGCGGTATTGACCGGATTGGGCCAGCGTTGCACGTTGCTGATGCCGCTGATCAACATCCGCCAGCCGAGAATCACGCGCAAAATCGCTTCGCAGATCACGATAGACGTTTGCGGGTCCAAAACTTCCCTCCCGAAACCGGTGTCGAATAAATGACGCGACTATATGCAGTCGCCAATTGCACGTCAATGTCGACTTGGCGGCAATTGTCGCCTTTTACCAGTGAAATTCTAAACAAAATTTGAAGAAACTGTATTGTCAGCGGTGCAGAAATTCTCTAAACTACGGTTTCTGCGTTTTAAATCATGGCATGTGAGTTGCTCGAACTTCACCCTCAAAGGTGGTGCACATGAGATATCCTGTTCGATTGACGCTAGCGTTTTGGGTTGCCGTGCTCGTGGCCGTTGTCGGGCACGCGCACGCACAACGGGATCCGTTTCCATTGCTTCCTGGCATGGAAAAGCAGGTGGAGTTTTGGAAGAAGGTATTCACCGAGTATAGCTTTTCGCAGTTAATCTATTTCGATCCGCAGGATTTGGCGACGATCTACGAGGTGAACGAGGTCGGCCCCGACAATCTTCCCGATGAAACCATCAGGTCGGAGCGTGCCCGCATTGCCGCCGCCAACGGTGTGACGATCGATCGTGTGTTTGCCCAGCGCGGTGTCAAGGAAAAAACCGCCGCAGGCTGGAAACGTTCGGGGCGCTACATGGCGCAGATGCAGCAGATCTTCCGCGAGCGGGGATTGCCGGTGGAGATCAGTTATCTGCCGATGGTGGAATCGTCCTTCGATATAAACGTGCGCTCCTACATGGGCGCGCTCGGCATGTGGCAGTTTATGCCGGCCACCGGCCGCGGTTTCAATATGCGTGTCGATGGTGCGATTGACGAAAGACGCGACCCGATCGAATCGACGCGCGCCGCGGCTTCGTATTTGAAGCAGGCCTATGAATCGCTAGGCAGCTGGCCGTTGGCGATCACCTCCTACAACTATGGACCCGCCGGGATGGCGCGCGCCGTCGCCGACATGGGCACAGCCAACCTGGTGGAATTGATTCGCAACTATAACGGTCCCTATTGGGGTTTTGCACCGAAGAACTTTTACGCGGAATTTCTCGTCGCGATCGAGATTGGGCGTAACATTCAACGTTATTTCCCCGGTCTGGTTCTTGATTCCCCGGTGACCGTAAAAGATCACGAGCTTGCCAGCATGACTTCTTTAGAAGCGGTGGCCAATGCCAGCGGTCTTTCCCAGGATCAACTGCTAGCTTGGAACCCCGCACTAACGTCGCAGGTGCGCTGGCTGCCAGCCGGTTACCGCGTCAAGTTGCCTGCCGACACGACCATGGCGCCCATCGTCGAAGTAGCTCGCTACGAGCCACCGGCTCGTCCGGTGGTTGGACGCGGGCGCGGCAGAGTTGTCACTGCGGCTAACAGTGGCACCCAGCCAAAAACGGTACATCATCAAGTCAAACCAGGTGAAACCCTCAGCAAGATCGCCGCGCGCTACGGCGCGTCGGTGCAAAGAATTCTTCAGGCCAACGGCCTGCGCCATGCTAATCTCGTCAGAATCGGCTCAACGCTTGTCATACCGCGCGCGTAACTTCGCGCTAATCCAACAGCAGCACGAAAAGGCGAACCCTAAGGTTCGCCTTTTTTATTGACATTCTCGTCGACACCGTGGGATGAACTGGACCAACAAAGGAGGACGCCTTAATGCCGCCACCGAGTATCGGTCTGATCATTCCATCGGCCAATCGTCTGACCGAACCGCAGTTCAACACGTATCTTCCGGCGGGCGTCGGAACCCATGTCACCCGTTTGCGCATGGCCGGCAAGTTCCGCAAGCCGCTCGCGGTCCTGAAACCAGAATTAATTCAGGCGGCCGAAGCGCTTTCCGACATCAAACCCAGCGTCATCGTGTTTCATTGCACGGCTAATTCAATGGAGAGCGGCTTGGACCATGAGAAAGCGATCGTCGACATCATCGCCCAAGCAAGCGGCTGCCCGACGATCACAACGGCGCAAGCCCTGACCCAAGCCTTCGACCGCGTGGGCATCAAAAAAATGGTGCTGATCAGCCCCTATGTCCAGTCGACCAACCAACTTGAAGTGAACTATCTCAGCGAAACCGGTTACACGGTGCTCCACGAGAAAGGCCTAGCGCTTGACTCGGGCGCCTACTCGGAAATAACACCCGAAGAATGGAAGAAGATCGTAAAAGAAAACCAGCGCGCCGATGCCGACGGCTATTTCTTGAGCTGCACCAACACGCGCATGATCGAAACGATCGCCGACCTGGAACGCGATCTAGACAAACCGGTGATCAACAGCAATCAGGCGACAATTTGGGCCTGTCTAAAGAAAATGGGGATTGCTTATTCGCATCCGAAGCTGGGCCGGTTGTTTAGCGGGAATTAAGACAGCAAGCCGAGACTCCCCCGGGGCTGGTCGAAATCTCAGCTGATCAGCGATCTAGACGATCAATGGTGCGCAGAGTTTCGTCGCCGGGGGACTTTCACCGCCATTATCGTTGGTTTCGAAGGCGTCGGAGAAATCTGGTTGTTCCAGCTTGTTGCTCATACGATATTGCGGCAAAGTACTCATCTAGGGTTCGCAATCGTCCTCGGCGGCTAGGTCGTTCGATTAGAACAGTAGCTTTTCTTCGTCTCGTGCCGGTACCGCGAGTCGCTCTTTCAACCCCGTATTGCGCGTTTCCACCCGCACATTGCGGATTGCCATGGCGAGCGCTTTGCGGTTGCCAACGACGATCACCAGTTTTTTGCCGCGCGTCACCGCGGTGTAGAGAATGCTGCGATAGAGCATGATGTAGTGCGACGTGTGCAGCGGCAGAATCACCACGGGATACTCGCTGCCCTGGCTTTTGTGAATGGAGGTCGCGTAGGCCAGACTAATCTCATCCCATTCGTCCGATTCATACTCGACGATGCGCTCGTCGAACTCGACGCGTATCTTGCCGTCGTCGCGGTCGATGCTGGCGATGTGTCCGAGATCGCCGTTGAAAACTCCTTTGTCGTAGTTGTTTCTCAGCTGCATGACTTTGTCGCGCACCCGCAGCGTCGACCCGCCGCGCTCCAGGCTGACACCGGCGGGATTGAGCAACTGCTGCAGCTCGAGATTTAACTGCATCGTCCCGAGCAGACCGCGATGCATTGGCGTTAGCACTTGCACAGATTGGGTGATGTCTCCACCGCCGAGCTGCATCATTTGCGGGATGCGCACGCGCAACAGTTCTTTGATCGTCTCGAGAACTTCTTCTTCACTCTCGCGCGCCATAAAATCAAAGTCGCGCCGCTCGCGCGCGTCGGCGAACTCCAACGACTGGCCCTGGAGAATCTTGTGGGCGTTAACGACAATCAAACTCTCGCCCGATTGGCGGAAAATCCGCCTGAGCACTGCGACGGGAACCACGCCCGAATCGATCAAGTCCTTGAGCACGCTGCCCGGTCCGACGGACGGTAGCTGGTCAACGTCGCCGATTAGAATTAAATGCGTGTGCGGATCGATGGCGTTCATCAAATTATCCATCAACATGAGATCGACCATCGATGCCTCATCGACGATCACCACGTCGGCCTGAATCGGATTATCCTGATGGCGCTGAAAGCCGCCTTCGCGCGGGTTGTACTCGAGCAGGCGATGAATCGTCATCGCCTCTTCGCCGGCAGTCTCGCTCATGCGCTTGGCCGCGCGCCCGGTCGGCGCCGCCAATGCAAAAGAGACCTTGGCACGGCGCAGAATGCCGAGCAACGACATAAGGAGCGTCGTCTTGCCGGTGCCCGGCCCGCCGGTGATGACAAAAACTTTCCGCTGCAGCGCCTGGCGCGCGGCTCTGATCTGATCCTCATCGAGCCGGATCGGCAGCGCCGCAAACAGATCGTCACTCAACAAATCAACCGCACCGCGCTCCACGGTCTTGCCCTTGTCCCAAGGGCGCGGCATGCGCTCGTCTTGCAAATACGACGCGGTGCCGAGCAGACGGCGAATCGCCGCGGCAACGCGCTTTTCCGCCTGCCAAAATTCACTCAAGTAA
Protein-coding sequences here:
- a CDS encoding DoxX family protein — its product is MDPQTSIVICEAILRVILGWRMLISGISNVQRWPNPVNTASILFPKGATFFGAVATFLMVVGGFGLAAGIQTPISAVMIIIFLIPTFGLHSYWLKVLPTMVPVVKTAIKDDKAQNYFKSFDRQSYHAHEVGIRDNLVFVAAALYFAVAGSRGWGVDNWLPGWVIRFF
- a CDS encoding LysM peptidoglycan-binding domain-containing protein — encoded protein: MRYPVRLTLAFWVAVLVAVVGHAHAQRDPFPLLPGMEKQVEFWKKVFTEYSFSQLIYFDPQDLATIYEVNEVGPDNLPDETIRSERARIAAANGVTIDRVFAQRGVKEKTAAGWKRSGRYMAQMQQIFRERGLPVEISYLPMVESSFDINVRSYMGALGMWQFMPATGRGFNMRVDGAIDERRDPIESTRAAASYLKQAYESLGSWPLAITSYNYGPAGMARAVADMGTANLVELIRNYNGPYWGFAPKNFYAEFLVAIEIGRNIQRYFPGLVLDSPVTVKDHELASMTSLEAVANASGLSQDQLLAWNPALTSQVRWLPAGYRVKLPADTTMAPIVEVARYEPPARPVVGRGRGRVVTAANSGTQPKTVHHQVKPGETLSKIAARYGASVQRILQANGLRHANLVRIGSTLVIPRA
- a CDS encoding FAD-binding oxidoreductase is translated as MNVSREQLTQRLAAELGSAAVSSDSASLTAHRIDGITPRLFCEPDSAEQVSAVLRVCREAKAVVAPWGGGTATNLGNLPRALDVIVSTAKLDKVVEHDAANLTATVQSGIRLAALQKALAPQRQLAPFDPPLPERATIGGIVAANLNGPRRGYYGNVRDLVIGMKVALATGEVIKAGGKVVKNVAGYDMCKLFTGALGTLGIITEVTLRMAALPDESAVISACGTLPQAFQFAEAIIGAPLLPAAVSLNSNGVVSNSQEGWQLTILCEGFAETIARQIRDIQTLADSIGLPARCVEPQASAQQWQQLCNFPARPSSVVYRVTVPRTELRSVVATTGNWNPTPAILADVASAVVWIVYPASEAATQLFPKLIDLAKERRGHAVMFAAPAEVKAGFDVWGPPPPSFALMRKLKQQFDPQGILNPGRFLQNL
- a CDS encoding ATP-dependent RecD-like DNA helicase, which codes for MATGAFVAGPLNDKTSLQGTIGRITFQSPETHYTVARLDSDGGPGATIVGTIFPVSEGEEIRVTGAWKRHPKYGLQFQVEQWQKVDPATLEGIEKYLGSGMIKGIGPTYAKRLVAAFGLETLRVLSEEPLRVLEVEGIGESRARRIMQAWQEQRGMQDVMVFLQGHGVGASLALRIYRVFGTDTIARVRGNPYLLAREVHGIGFILADRIANAIGIRGDFPLRVQAGVLHALRESAERGHCFLPLTALARTACEMLSVDYDRIEIAVDKLAASGAVILQESKDGRGQRVYLSEFWQAEKRVAAAIRRLLGTASYLQDERMPRPWDKGKTVERGAVDLLSDDLFAALPIRLDEDQIRAARQALQRKVFVITGGPGTGKTTLLMSLLGILRRAKVSFALAAPTGRAAKRMSETAGEEAMTIHRLLEYNPREGGFQRHQDNPIQADVVIVDEASMVDLMLMDNLMNAIDPHTHLILIGDVDQLPSVGPGSVLKDLIDSGVVPVAVLRRIFRQSGESLIVVNAHKILQGQSLEFADARERRDFDFMARESEEEVLETIKELLRVRIPQMMQLGGGDITQSVQVLTPMHRGLLGTMQLNLELQQLLNPAGVSLERGGSTLRVRDKVMQLRNNYDKGVFNGDLGHIASIDRDDGKIRVEFDERIVEYESDEWDEISLAYATSIHKSQGSEYPVVILPLHTSHYIMLYRSILYTAVTRGKKLVIVVGNRKALAMAIRNVRVETRNTGLKERLAVPARDEEKLLF
- a CDS encoding 4Fe-4S dicluster domain-containing protein, giving the protein MEHHPHTPVTGDQAKNAGLDLPELYQCVHCGLCLNQCPTYRVTRLEPESPRGRIHLVKAAANGRIQLNERFAEHLYLCLLCRACETACPSGVQYGRIAEAARERLGPPGSQTMRAILKFVFTQLLAYPRRLKLTAGFLGFTQRTGLQDLLAPLLPKKLRDMQAMLPAIPTSFFTPQKTYPAIGPRRARVAMLNGCVMPILFSDVNAATVRVLQRNGCEVIFPETQTCCGALNTHNGESAAAKDMARRNIDAFLSAGIDAIIVNAAGCGAAMKEYGHLLKDDLAYAEKAKVFSTRVKDAGEFLAELGLVGRLATVPMTVTYQDPCHLAHGQRVRAQPRKLLQAIPGLKFVEMDASDRCCGSAGIYNITHPNMSQQLLQEKMAAIAATDAQAVVAPNPGCMLQLRYGARQCGHNLQVFHLMDLLDRSYAAAESQSAQ